The DNA region CCGCAGAGCTCAGCAGTGCTGGAGCTATGGGCCCGCTGGAGCATTGAAAGCAACTACGACGTTGCTGTTGTGGAAGTCTCTACTGATGGCGGGCATACCTGGACACAGCTCCGGGCCGATCGGATGCGGGCCGGCACCAATGTCCCTGGCAGTCGACAGCAGGGAATCCGCTGGGGATGGGATGGCAACTTCCCCTTGTGGTTTCCACAGCGCTGCGACCTAACTCCTTTCGCAGGACGGACGCTACTGCTCCGCTTCGGGATGCTCAGCGATCCTGCACTCCGCTTCACAGGGCTCTCCGTTGGATCTATCCGCTTGCTCGTGTTCCACGACTCCGTCCAGGCCATGCCACCTGAGCCGATGCGGGCCTGGTTTTTCCCCGCTCTCCTCCGACCTGGGGAACGGCTCTACTGCCATCTACCGCCACTCGGCCCATCTGCGAGTGTCGAGCTCTTCACGAGTACAGGAGCAAAGGTGGGAAGCTATCCCATCTTCGTAAGCAGCGACGGCGTGGGAGCCTTGCTGTTGCCAAGCTCACTAGCACCCGGGGTATACGTGCTCAGACTCCAACAACGGGAACGATGCTGGTTTGCTCGCTGCGTTGTACTGCCCTAGCTCTCTAGGGCAGAGCCATGGAGCCTGGGAGCATCTTAATCTTAGGTATTCGACTTGCCGGCTAAACTCACGCAGTTCGAGCCCCCGAGGTCCCACAGAGACCTCCCAACCCCTAGAGCTTACGCAGTATGCGAGGGACCGCAGTAGGGGTGCTGTAAGCGCCTCAGGGGATAACCGCAATAGCCTCAATCTCCACTAGGGCTCCCCGCGGGAGTGCTGATACCTCAACGGTTGTTCGCGCTGGTGGGTGTGGCCCAAAGAAGTCGGCATAGACCTCGTTCATCGCAGGGAAGTCCTGCATCGATCGGAGGAACACTGTGGTCTTCACGACATGTTCCAGGCCTGCCCCCGCTTGGACAAGGATCGACCGTAGATTCTCCAGTGCTTGGCGTGTCTGTTCGCGAACATCCTCACTGACGAGTACTCCATCGGGCGTCAGACCAATCTGCCCAGAGATGAAGAGCAACTTCCCCTGCGTGAGGACGGCTTGTACATACGGCCCAATAGGGGCAGGAGCTGCATTCGTGAAGATTGTCTCCCGCATCATTCGGGACCGCCATTTGGTTCACCTTCCGAGCTTAGGAGAGCAGCTCCAATCGCTCCAGCCCAGGAGCCAAAGTGAGTAGCCCGGAGCTGGACTCGCTCAGCCAGTGCTGGAAGAGCACGCTGGCGAACGGTCGCCTGAGCCACAGAGAGCAAGTTCGGAAAAGCCTCTACACTGCCGCCCCCCACAACGACAACCTCTACGTCCAGCAGGGCAATAGCAGAGACGATTGCAAGTCCCGTAACCCAGCCGACCCATGTGATGCACTCCCGCGCTGCCTCATCTGCAGCGGCGTTCGCCTCAGCCAAGGTTTCCATCGTCACTGGACGGGAAGCAAGCAAGGAAGCTGGATAGCGGCGAACGACCGACTGAGCACACCGCAGCAGCGCAGCCTGCCCGACGTACTCCTCCACGACTCCAACCCGGAAGAGCGGCATTCCAGCTTGCCCTGACGCCGTCAGGTCCACCACCATGTGGCCGATTTCGCCTGCCCCACCATGTACTCCACGCCACAAGCGTCCGCCGAGGATGAGTGCTCCGCCAACCCCTGTCCCCAGCGTCACGTAGAGGAAGTCCGTAACGTCCCGGGCCGCACCTGCTCGGTACTCTGCCCATGCTGCGACATTTGCATCGTTATCCACCCTCACCGGCAATCGGAAGCGCTGCTGGAGCCAGGTCTGTAGAGGGACCTGCCTGAGGGCAGGGATATTCGGGGAATGCACCA from Candidatus Kapaibacterium sp. includes:
- a CDS encoding RidA family protein produces the protein MRETIFTNAAPAPIGPYVQAVLTQGKLLFISGQIGLTPDGVLVSEDVREQTRQALENLRSILVQAGAGLEHVVKTTVFLRSMQDFPAMNEVYADFFGPHPPARTTVEVSALPRGALVEIEAIAVIP
- a CDS encoding ROK family protein; protein product: MVALGIDIGATRTKLAVVETDTAALRWSSIVSTPQFAEGDAFLDWLEQLLRATLREQDVERIGVGVAGFVEYGGSVVHSPNIPALRQVPLQTWLQQRFRLPVRVDNDANVAAWAEYRAGAARDVTDFLYVTLGTGVGGALILGGRLWRGVHGGAGEIGHMVVDLTASGQAGMPLFRVGVVEEYVGQAALLRCAQSVVRRYPASLLASRPVTMETLAEANAAADEAARECITWVGWVTGLAIVSAIALLDVEVVVVGGGSVEAFPNLLSVAQATVRQRALPALAERVQLRATHFGSWAGAIGAALLSSEGEPNGGPE